The proteins below come from a single Necator americanus strain Aroian chromosome V, whole genome shotgun sequence genomic window:
- a CDS encoding hypothetical protein (NECATOR_CHRV.G20852.T1), whose translation MSGNIKRVAATAVNWAKLGERLVPEHAAELANLKGASHNFSAAVSLLPADLPQIDFNALKKSMPDHVAILDSLQKQFQSIKIPYGEIPKAYLQEIDHWIEYNNERTKLHEMKVADGLEEAKKVEAKWASAPPVEHFDRQHFVEYFPQEFYDLRYQNRIPDPCGLGLNETPEIEARFKDYKVLRRADKVDDH comes from the exons ATGTCGGGTAATATTAAGAGAGTCGCTGCCACAGCAGTGAACTGGGCCAAACTTG GAGAAAGACTTGTTCCCGAACATGCTGCTGAACTAGCAAATTTGAAGGGTGCCAGCCATAATTTTTCAGCAGCTGTGAGTCTGCTTCCTGCTGATCTTCCACAG ATCGATTTCAACGCTCTGAAGAAGTCAATGCCAGATCATGTGGCGATTTTGGACTCCTTACAAAAGCAGTTTCAGTCTATCAAGATTCCTTACGGAGAAATTCCGAAAGCATACCTACAG gAAATCGACCATTGGATCGAGTACAACAATGAACGCACGAAACTTCATGAAATGAAGGTTGCCGATGGATTGGAAGAAGCTAAGAAG GTTGAAGCTAAATGGGCTTCTGCTCCTCCAGTTGAACACTTTGATCGTCAACATTTCGTAGAGTACTTCCCACAAGAATTCTATGATCTGCGCTACCAGAACAG AATTCCTGATCCATGTGGTCTCGGTTTGAATGAGACTCCGGAAATTGAGGCACGATTCAAGGATTACAAG GTTCTCCGACGTGCTGATAAAGTTGACGACCACTAA